In Primulina eburnea isolate SZY01 chromosome 14, ASM2296580v1, whole genome shotgun sequence, the following proteins share a genomic window:
- the LOC140811414 gene encoding uncharacterized protein isoform X1: MGKNYTANSNDYKLLEEVGYGASATVYRAIYVPSKEVVAVKCLDLDRCNINLDDIHREAQTMSLIDHPNVIRAFCSFVVDRNLWVVMPFMSEGSCLHLMKIAYPDGFEESAIGAILKETLKALEYLHSHGHIHRDVKAGNILMNGDGEVKLADFGVSVSMFDRGDRQRSRNTFVGTPCWMAPEVLQPGTGYDFKADIWSFGITALELAHGHAPFSKYPPMKVLLMTIQNAPPGLDYDRDKRFSKSFKEMVAMCLVKDQTKRPTAEKLLKHSFFKNAKPPELSVKKLFANLPPLSKRMKELQLKDAAQLALKKMPSAEQEALSQSEYKRGVSAWNFDIDDLKLQASLMQEDDIQEIKEEEESLKLSMNPKDTSNSAMKPIATSQINGRGKTSCDDASVVESETKKGKVFESDLVESENDVVTGLKKCRSTAETPHSIVEKDALQAKSRIQSGRPRECQSGPLMPGTVLSSLSERARNLERSEIHNQQVRKTPSFSGPLNLPNRASANSLSAPIKSSGGFTDSSEDKSKNNLVQIKGRFSVTSENVDLVKDIPSYTSSQRNSQGSPLRKSASVGNWIFESKQMPNNQVHKELSNSTLPASILLPHLQNLFQQTSIQQDLIMNLLSTLQPPEVADAPQNGKLPPLPRWSETNGSAECASSERERMLLVKISELQSRMISLTDELTAERVKCTQLQQELNAVSAREEDGYGRERTS, encoded by the exons ATGGGGAAGAATTACACGGCGAATTCGAATGATTACAAGCTTCTGGAAGAGGTTGGATATGGTGCCAGCGCGACTGTTTACAGAGCGATCTATGTGCCTTCTAAGGAGGTCGTGGCTGTAAAGTGCTTGGATCTCGATCGATGCAATATCAATCTg GATGATATTCACAGGGAAGCTCAAACGATGAGTTTAATTGATCATCCTAACGTCATAAGAGCCTTTTGTTCATTTGTTGTTGATCGCAACCTTTGGGTGGTCATGCCTTTTATGTCTGAGGGTTCTTGCCTACATCTAATGAAGATAGCTTATCCAGATGGATTCGAAGAGTCTGCAATTGGGGCCATATTGAAAGAAACTCTAAAGGCTTTGGAATACCTTCATAGTCATGGCCATATCCATCGTGATGTGAAG GCAGGAAACATATTAATGAATGGTGATGGTGAGGTAAAGCTTGCTGACTTTGGTGTATCAGTTTCTATGTTTGACAGAGGTGATAGACAACGGTCAAGGAATACCTTTGTGGGAACTCCGTGCTG GATGGCACCAGAAGTGTTGCAGCCAGGAACTGGATATGATTTCAA GGCTGACATATGGTCGTTTGGAATAACTGCACTGGAGCTGGCTCATGGACATGCACCATTTTCAAAATATCCTCCAATGAAG GTTCTGCTGATGACCATACAAAATGCCCCTCCTGGACTCGACTATGACCGTGATAAAAGGTTTTCGAAG TCTTTTAAAGAAATGGTTGCAATGTGCTTGGTGAAAGATCAAACAAAGAGGCCAACAGCAGAAAAACTGCTAAAACATTCATTTTTCAAGAATGCCAAGCCTCCAGAGCTTTctgtaaaaaaattatttgccAACTTGCCCCCTCTGTCGAAGCGTATGAAAGAACTTCAG CTCAAAGACGCTGCTCAGCTGGCTTTAAAAAAAATGCCTTCAGCTGAACAAGAAGCTTTATCTCAG AGTGAGTACAAGCGAGGTGTAAGTGCCTGGAATTTCGATATAGATGATTTGAAGCTCCAAGCATCTTTG ATGCAAGAGGATGACATACAAGAAATCAAGGAAGAAGAAGAAAGCTTGAAGCTTTCCATGAACCCCAAG GATACATCTAATTCTGCCATGAAACCAATAGCTACAAGCCAGATCAATGGCAG GGGAAAAACGAGTTGTGATGATGCGTCTGTGGTTGAAAGTGAGACCAAGAAAGGAAAGGTATTCGAAAGTGATTTAGTAGAGTCTGAAAATGATGTGGTTACTGGACTCAAGAAATGCAGATCAACAGCGGAGACGCCACATTCAATCGTAGAGAAAGATGCACTGCAAGCCAAATCTAGAATTCAGAGTGGCAGACCTCGTGAATGCCAAAGTGGGCCGCTCATGCCTGGTACAGTGCTAAGTTCGCTGTCAGAAAGAGCACGCAACTTGGAGAG GTCCGAGATTCATAACCAGCAAGTACGAAAAACTCCGAGCTTTAGTGGTCCTCTAAATCTTCCTAATCGGGCTTCAGCAAATAGTTTATCAGCTCCAATAAAGTCTTCAGGAG GATTTACAGATTCCTCTGAGGACAAgtcaaaaaataatttagtacAAATAAAAGGGAGGTTTTCTGTAACATCAGAGAATGTTGATCTTGTAAAG GACATTCCATCATATACATCTTCTCAGAGAAATTCTCAG GGATCCCCACTTAGGAAGTCCGCAAGCGTTGGAAACTGGATATTTGAGTCTAAGCAAATG CCTAACAATCAGGTACACAAGGAACTTTCCAACAGTACCCTACCAGCCTCAATTCTTTTGCCTCACCTTCAGAATCTTTTCCAGCAAACATCAATTCAACAA GATCTCATTATGAATCTATTGAGTACCTTGCAACCCCCAGAGGTAGCAGATG CTCCTCAAAATGGGAAATTGCCTCCATTGCCTCGTTGGTCAGAGACTAACGGAAGC GCTGAATGTGCTAGTTCTGAAAGGGAACGCATGCTCCTTGTGAAGATCTCTGAACTTCAATCGAG GATGATTAGCTTGACTGATGAATTAACTGCAGAAAGAGTGAAGTGTACTCAA TTGCAACAAGAATTAAATGCTGTGTCTGCTCGCGAAGAGGATGGATATGGAAGGGAAAGAACTTCTTGA
- the LOC140811414 gene encoding uncharacterized protein isoform X2 — MGKNYTANSNDYKLLEEVGYGASATVYRAIYVPSKEVVAVKCLDLDRCNINLDDIHREAQTMSLIDHPNVIRAFCSFVVDRNLWVVMPFMSEGSCLHLMKIAYPDGFEESAIGAILKETLKALEYLHSHGHIHRDVKAGNILMNGDGEVKLADFGVSVSMFDRGDRQRSRNTFVGTPCWMAPEVLQPGTGYDFKADIWSFGITALELAHGHAPFSKYPPMKVLLMTIQNAPPGLDYDRDKRFSKSFKEMVAMCLVKDQTKRPTAEKLLKHSFFKNAKPPELSVKKLFANLPPLSKRMKELQLKDAAQLALKKMPSAEQEALSQSEYKRGVSAWNFDIDDLKLQASLMQEDDIQEIKEEEESLKLSMNPKDTSNSAMKPIATSQINGRGKTSCDDASVVESETKKGKVFESDLVESENDVVTGLKKCRSTAETPHSIVEKDALQAKSRIQSGRPRECQSGPLMPGTVLSSLSERARNLERSEIHNQQVRKTPSFSGPLNLPNRASANSLSAPIKSSGDSSEDKSKNNLVQIKGRFSVTSENVDLVKDIPSYTSSQRNSQGSPLRKSASVGNWIFESKQMPNNQVHKELSNSTLPASILLPHLQNLFQQTSIQQDLIMNLLSTLQPPEVADAPQNGKLPPLPRWSETNGSAECASSERERMLLVKISELQSRMISLTDELTAERVKCTQLQQELNAVSAREEDGYGRERTS, encoded by the exons ATGGGGAAGAATTACACGGCGAATTCGAATGATTACAAGCTTCTGGAAGAGGTTGGATATGGTGCCAGCGCGACTGTTTACAGAGCGATCTATGTGCCTTCTAAGGAGGTCGTGGCTGTAAAGTGCTTGGATCTCGATCGATGCAATATCAATCTg GATGATATTCACAGGGAAGCTCAAACGATGAGTTTAATTGATCATCCTAACGTCATAAGAGCCTTTTGTTCATTTGTTGTTGATCGCAACCTTTGGGTGGTCATGCCTTTTATGTCTGAGGGTTCTTGCCTACATCTAATGAAGATAGCTTATCCAGATGGATTCGAAGAGTCTGCAATTGGGGCCATATTGAAAGAAACTCTAAAGGCTTTGGAATACCTTCATAGTCATGGCCATATCCATCGTGATGTGAAG GCAGGAAACATATTAATGAATGGTGATGGTGAGGTAAAGCTTGCTGACTTTGGTGTATCAGTTTCTATGTTTGACAGAGGTGATAGACAACGGTCAAGGAATACCTTTGTGGGAACTCCGTGCTG GATGGCACCAGAAGTGTTGCAGCCAGGAACTGGATATGATTTCAA GGCTGACATATGGTCGTTTGGAATAACTGCACTGGAGCTGGCTCATGGACATGCACCATTTTCAAAATATCCTCCAATGAAG GTTCTGCTGATGACCATACAAAATGCCCCTCCTGGACTCGACTATGACCGTGATAAAAGGTTTTCGAAG TCTTTTAAAGAAATGGTTGCAATGTGCTTGGTGAAAGATCAAACAAAGAGGCCAACAGCAGAAAAACTGCTAAAACATTCATTTTTCAAGAATGCCAAGCCTCCAGAGCTTTctgtaaaaaaattatttgccAACTTGCCCCCTCTGTCGAAGCGTATGAAAGAACTTCAG CTCAAAGACGCTGCTCAGCTGGCTTTAAAAAAAATGCCTTCAGCTGAACAAGAAGCTTTATCTCAG AGTGAGTACAAGCGAGGTGTAAGTGCCTGGAATTTCGATATAGATGATTTGAAGCTCCAAGCATCTTTG ATGCAAGAGGATGACATACAAGAAATCAAGGAAGAAGAAGAAAGCTTGAAGCTTTCCATGAACCCCAAG GATACATCTAATTCTGCCATGAAACCAATAGCTACAAGCCAGATCAATGGCAG GGGAAAAACGAGTTGTGATGATGCGTCTGTGGTTGAAAGTGAGACCAAGAAAGGAAAGGTATTCGAAAGTGATTTAGTAGAGTCTGAAAATGATGTGGTTACTGGACTCAAGAAATGCAGATCAACAGCGGAGACGCCACATTCAATCGTAGAGAAAGATGCACTGCAAGCCAAATCTAGAATTCAGAGTGGCAGACCTCGTGAATGCCAAAGTGGGCCGCTCATGCCTGGTACAGTGCTAAGTTCGCTGTCAGAAAGAGCACGCAACTTGGAGAG GTCCGAGATTCATAACCAGCAAGTACGAAAAACTCCGAGCTTTAGTGGTCCTCTAAATCTTCCTAATCGGGCTTCAGCAAATAGTTTATCAGCTCCAATAAAGTCTTCAGGAG ATTCCTCTGAGGACAAgtcaaaaaataatttagtacAAATAAAAGGGAGGTTTTCTGTAACATCAGAGAATGTTGATCTTGTAAAG GACATTCCATCATATACATCTTCTCAGAGAAATTCTCAG GGATCCCCACTTAGGAAGTCCGCAAGCGTTGGAAACTGGATATTTGAGTCTAAGCAAATG CCTAACAATCAGGTACACAAGGAACTTTCCAACAGTACCCTACCAGCCTCAATTCTTTTGCCTCACCTTCAGAATCTTTTCCAGCAAACATCAATTCAACAA GATCTCATTATGAATCTATTGAGTACCTTGCAACCCCCAGAGGTAGCAGATG CTCCTCAAAATGGGAAATTGCCTCCATTGCCTCGTTGGTCAGAGACTAACGGAAGC GCTGAATGTGCTAGTTCTGAAAGGGAACGCATGCTCCTTGTGAAGATCTCTGAACTTCAATCGAG GATGATTAGCTTGACTGATGAATTAACTGCAGAAAGAGTGAAGTGTACTCAA TTGCAACAAGAATTAAATGCTGTGTCTGCTCGCGAAGAGGATGGATATGGAAGGGAAAGAACTTCTTGA